One Spea bombifrons isolate aSpeBom1 chromosome 1, aSpeBom1.2.pri, whole genome shotgun sequence DNA window includes the following coding sequences:
- the LOC128497773 gene encoding uncharacterized LOC729966 homolog, whose product MCDILSNIQAFYLFTKNPASPPHTGPSISINGTHNQQEPQTSNGLSDNPGLVAVICIFVSILCIAVVVVAVKTCQKKEPEFEKLDDVPMNGINEEAPFARYPPK is encoded by the exons ATGTGTGATATTCTCAGCAACATTCAAGCCTTCTATCTCTTCACCAAGA ACCCAGCATCTCCACCTCACACTG GACCAAGCATCTCCATAAATGGTACACACAATCAACAag AGCCCCAAACATCTAATGGTCTGTCAGATAACCCTGGTTTGGTTGCGGTTATTTGCATATTTGTGTCTATTCTCTGCATTGCTGTGGTTGTGGTGGCAGTAAAGACCTGCCAGAAAAAGGAGCCAGAATTTGAGAAACTGGATGACGTTCCCATG AACGGAATAAATGAAGAAGCTCCCTTTGCCCGTTACCCACCCAAATAA